A segment of the Rattus norvegicus strain BN/NHsdMcwi chromosome 16, GRCr8, whole genome shotgun sequence genome:
GTTTAGAAATTAATTAGAAAATGGAGCAGAGCCAATATTGAgaccccaagaaaggaaaaaatctatTGAAGTTATGAAACACATAACTTCACAACATTTGCACAACATTTGAGAGTGACTCCTGGATAAGCAAGTATAGAATGCATAAAATTATATAGTAGTAAAATTAGGTCAAAACACTGGGACTCTtaggagagtcattgtgtgcaatatATAGAAGCAGAACTTTAGAAGTTGTTTCTCAAaggcctctgctcacattcctgcagagtcaaaatattttcaaactctGTAGCCATTCCTAGAGGTGTTTTTTACATTAAGGAGATTTATATTAAGGAAGTGTGAGATATATTTTGAGGATTTCTGGATGTTCCTGATGCATTCTAAAATAGATTATGCTGAGAGCAATTTACGTGACTGTTGATAACTATTTAAGCAGCTGGGAATCAAGGAAGCTCATTGTTTACTTTTTCATTGCTCACGAATTAGCCATAGTCAACCATCAAATGGATGCAGCATATGATATAAGTAGAAATCCCAGAGCAGAGGAGCTCCAAAGGGTTCAGGGAGAATGAGGGAACTGTGTGTGGCCTGTCCATATTTCCatgcccttcccttccccttacaCATATGCAAAGACTAGAATCTAACCCTAATTCAAAGAGCTCATTTTTCTGTGATCCACCTTTAAATGACCATTGACAAACAAGGTAAGCATCTCTCCTGATTCCTAAGTTAGTAGGCTCCTTCATTCCAGGAAAGGGCCTTGAAGATGACACTCAGTCCTGAGGGCCATATTCCTCtgatctgtctttctctcttcaccCCATCTTTACACTCACAGGCAAGCTGGTTCAATAGTCAATCACCGAGGAGCATGCACTGAAACGCAATCTGTTGAGACCCAGGCCTGTCTGTAAGTTTTTCTCAGCTGCTGTAGTGTACTCCCATATTAAAAGGTCTTTCTGCATGAAACTCTGACCAAGAGTCCAGAGTGTTCCAGTAAAGGAGGGGAAGcagggccagatgggtttagtggagaattctatcagaccttcatagaaaacctaataacagtactgtccaaactattccacaaaatagaaacagacagagcactacccaattctttctatgaagccactctTACatttgtacctaaaccacactaagacccaacaaaaaaagagaatttcagaccaatttcccttttgaatatcaagggggaaatgctcaataaaaattctcaaaaacagaatccaagaacacatcaaaatgattatccatcatgatcaagtaagcttcaccccagggatacagggatggtttaatatggaaaatcatcaatgtaatccactatataaacacactcaaagaaaaaaaaacacacgatcatctcatgagatgctgagaaaacatttgacaaaattcaacacgccttcatggaaaaatcaggaattcaaggcccatacctaaaaatagtaaaagcaatatacagaaaaccagtaacCAACCATttattgaactaaatggagagaaacttgaagcagtcccactaaaatcagggaatagacaagactgcccactctctccctccttattcaatatagtactcaaagtcatagacagagcaatcagacaacagaaggtcaaaggtatacaaattagaaaggaagaagtcaaaataccactatttgcaggtgatatgaaagtatacttaattgaccccaaaaaattccaccagagaactcctaaacctgataaacaacttcagcaaagtggctgggtataaaattaactcaaacaattcagtagccttcctatattcAAAGGATAAGccggctgaaaaagaaattagggaaatgacacccttcacaatattcacaaacaatataaaatacctctgtgtctctagccaagcaagtgaaagatctgtatgacaagaacttcaagcctctgaagaaaaaaatgaagaagatctcagaagatggaaagatctcccatgctcatggattaacaggattaatattgtaaaaatggccatcttgccaaaaacaatctacagattcaatgaaatcctcatCAAAACCCCACTCCAattatttatagagatagaaagaacaatttgcaaattcatttggaatagcagcaaaaaaaaaaaaaggatggtgaAAACTGTCCTCCACAATCAAAGAAATTGTGAGGAAAcgaccatccctgacctcaagctgtattacacagcaatagtgataaaactgtatggtattggtatagggacaggcaggtagatcaatggaattgaattgatgacccagaaatgtacccacatacctgtggtcacttgatctttgacaaaggagctaaaataatccagttaaaaaaatagcattttcaacaaatggtgctggttcaacttgaggtcagcatgtagaagaatgcaaatcgatcattcttatcaccctgtacaaagttcgagtccaagtggatcaaggacctccacataaaaccagatacactgaaactaatagaaaaaaaagtgagggAGAGCtttgaacacaaggacactggggaaattttcctgaatagaacatgaatagcttatgctctcagatcaagatTCGAAaaatgtgacttcataaaattgtaaagcttctgtaaaacaaagaacactatcattaggacaaaatggcaaccaatagatctttaccaatcctacatctgatagagggctaatatctgatatatacaaagaactcaagaagttagactccaaacagtcaaataaccctatttaaaaatggggtacagagctaaacaatgaattctagGCTgcagaatattgaatggctgggaagtacctaaagaaacgtttaacatccttaggcatcagggaaatgtaaatccaaGCAACCTtgggatttcacctcataccagtcagaatggctaagataaaaaaactcaggtgacagcacatgctggcaaggatgtggagaaagaggaacactctttcactgttggtgggattgcaaactggtacaaccactctggaattcagtctggagtttcctcagaaaattggacatagtactacctgaggaccctgctattccactcctggtcatatatctAAAAGAagttccaacatataagaaggacatatgctccactatattcatagcagccttatttataatagccagaagctggaaagaacccagatgaccctcaacagaggaatagatacagaaaatgtggtacatctacacaatggaatactactcatctattaaaaataatgacttcatgaaattcataggcaaatgaattgaagtagaaaatatcattctgagtgaagtatccaaaacagaaaaatctacacatggtatgcactcactgataagtggatattagtccaaaagctggaattacagaagataaaatttacagaccacatgaagctcaagaagaaggatgaccaacgtgcagatgcttcagtcttacttagaagagggaacaaaaatattcataggacgaaatatggagacaaagtttggagcagagactgaaggaaaggccatccagaaactgccccacctggggatccagcccatatacatacagccaccaaacacagacaatattgctgatgccaagaagtgcaagctgacagacCCTGATATAGTTTTCTCTTGAAAGTCTCtgtcagaacatgacaaatacagaggtggttGCTCGCAgtcaactattgaactgagaaggagtccctaatggaggagttagagaaaggattgaaggagctcaaggggtttgcaaccccattggaagaacaatatcGACcaatcagaactcccagggactaaaccaccatccaaagagaacacatggacagatccatggctccaactgcatatgtagcagaggatggtattgttgggcatcaatgggaggagaagtccttggtcttgccacggcttgatgtcccagtgtaggggaacgtcagggaagggaggcaggaaggggtgggtaatGCACTACTCTAATAGAcacaggaggaggggggatgggatagggggtttatggatggaaaacctggaaggagatgacatttgaaatgtcaaaaaaatccaatataaaGAAAAGTTAGGTAATTGTAAAGGTAATGTAAAAGTGAAGATATCCATGTTGTCTCCCTCCCACATGACCAATGGCTTTGAAAGTGGCTCTGATCTAAATGGGACAGAGTTGTGAAATGAGAGATTAGCATTGACCTTTTTTATTATCCATTGGGAGGCCGTGCGATAACCTTGACACTGCTAGAGAACAAGGCCAAAATTTCTTTCTATCATTCTGCTACTTGGTTCTCAGAGTCTTGCTTGGAGACAAtaatcaagcacacacacacagagaacttgCTGTAAGAACTTTATTTGAGTGTAAAGGAAGAGGAAACTCAAGGACATAACATCTGACAAATAGCAGTCTCGTTCAAGATCTCAGATCATTTGACAAATGGATTCTTCTTGGTCGGAGTGCTCAGCGGCAGCACAGTCTGTAGATGCGGCCACGGTAACCACAGGCCCCAGAGAGCCGTTCTCTAAAACCACAGCGTGTGCTTCTGCAATAGCAGGTCACGCCTGCCTTCACATCTGGGGAAACAGCCATCATAGGAAGTACTTAGTGCCTGAGTCAGCAGGGCAGAAGAATCTTGGGTAATATATGTGCTGGGTGAAGTGGGCTTTCTACCTTGATCATTAGTGACAGCAGCATGAGCAATCACGATCAATATGAATAAATACACATGGTAAGCACAAAACTAAAGGCTAATCCCTATTTGTCTTAACTTTGTTCCCATTTTTTGTGCTCCTGCCATTACATAAATATCTAAACACACATCTCcaatatctaaaatataatatttacagTAAAATAGACCAAGTCTAGATATTTAGATCTAGAAGAAAAAACTAGTCACTAAGTCACTTTATTTATTAAACTCTATGATATAAGCAAATAAATCTTTGCAGAAAGTAATTGATCTATTTGGCTCTTGCTGTTCTTTGAGGAAAATAAAGAAGTAATATAGTCAACTGGGTTACCCAAATTCAGAGCTTATCTCTATGCCTTCTCTCTACTCCATGTGTCTAGCATGATGACTTCTCTCACCTGCATCTTGGAGAGCAGTGCCTTTATCCCCTCCAAAGGATATGGAAATATCCTGGTCCTCCATGACCAGCTGCTCCTGGTCTGGAGCCTCCTCAGCGGTTCCTTGGGGAGATTTTGCCTGGGTGTGGAGGGCCAGCAGGAGAAGGGCGGTAAGCAGAGTGAGCGTCCTCATGGCTGTGGGTCTCCTaagggatgaaaaaaaaaacatcaggaacagtgtgtgtgtgtgtgtgtgtgtgtgtgtgtgtgtgtgtataagtctgtgtctctgtatgtatgtgtctgtgtgtgtcatgtcTGTGTcagtgtatatctgtctgtctgtgtatatggggGTGGACACATGTGTAGGGAAAGATCTGAGACAGACCCTGCAGTTAGAAAGAGTCTACATTGATAAGGAGAGGGATTTGTCCTTAAGGtcttgatatttttgttcccatagCTTCCTTCATGAGAAGCCTCGGTCCATGCGTTTGGTGGCTGTCTTTGGTTTACTGGTAAGCATGAGGAGGATCCTACTATTGTTGTGTTACCACTTGGATTGTTAACTTACACTTGAATAAATGCTTACTTTTTTAATGTTATAAAAGAATACAAGAAACAACACTTTCATGCCTTAATTCTAAGGAACAATGCCTCTCGCTCTCTGAAAATGAATCTGTAACTGGTATCCGAAGTTGTTGACTCTGAGTTCACACCTGAATCCTGATGATATAGAGAGTTGATGCTTGTTGACCACAATGACCTTATCAAACTATGGATGAAACGAGCTGCTATGACTTTTGACAAAGCATTGATCCAGGAAGCATGAGTGTTTATTCTTTCTACTTCTATGCAAGTATGAATGGCAATTAAGACAGTAAGTACTGAAGCATACAGCACAATTATGTCATGCACAATTGGAACTTTAGCTGAAGTAAAATGACTCAAAGACCTGAACATAAGAGGCAAAAGCATAAAATTACTAGAAGAAAATTCAGAACTGGGTCTGGACAGTGATTTCTTTCATGACACTACAGGTGCCGGGAACAAGGCAGGTGGGCAAGTGGGATTGCGGGATTGCACTGGGCTGTGCAGCTTCTGCATAAACGAGGAAATAAGCATTGGAGTGAGGCAACAAGCTAGAGCATGGTGGAAAAGGTTAGCAAAGAAACTAATACCCAAATATATAGAAACCATGTGCAACTCAGTAGGCAAAACCAAGCAACACCAAGGGATATTCTTAAagtagaaagatattttaaagacTATATTATTGCTGCTACTGGAATGACAAGGAAGACATTTGTATTTTGACAAAAGTTGTGTGAATTTCCCCTTAACCAGTAAATACTGTCCTTCGCAGATACCAGAAGCCCAGATAGAAGAACCCTGGAAGGGTGTCTGATGATGTGGGCTCCTCCAGAGCAGTCTTGCCTTTAGGGAGTCCATTGCAGCCAGGCTTCAATGACATATCCAtactttgaaattattttcattacttacAGATCTTTGAGGGTAATCACGGAGAGCAGAGCAAGAGAGACAGCACTCTTCTGTCCAGACCTGGGGATACAAGAGCACCTTAAACATCTCAGAACAGACATCCCCTATTTAAGGGTCACTTGTGATGTCTTAATTTTTTGTGGTTTATTTCTATTGGATACCTCAAACACCTGTGGTGCAAGGACAGTTAAGCAATTTGGAAAAGCTGTGGGCAAAGCATGGCTTCTCAGTAGGACTTCTTATTTATCTTGTGTAGGACTAGATAACACCCATTTGCACATCGCTGCTCACTCCAGGGTGCTTGTGTTGCATAGCTGTGTGACTGAGGCTTGATCACTGGTGtcagaaaatatgaaagagaGCACAAGAAATGTGTGGCCTACAGACGAAGCTTATGCTTTGTGGAGATGACTAGAATACATATTCAATGCACATATAAAGAAGCATTTGAAAAGTAGTTCTCAGTGAACCTCTCCAGGACCTAAGATATAAGTGTTAGAACTAGTTAAGTCTTTCAGCAGAGTGAGAACATTGCTGTATGATGAGATTGTACATTAGTTCTGCTGTGAGACTATGCATGTTCTAATGGAGTCTCCCATGTGattgtaatacacacacacacacaaatatatacatacatgtatgcatatatacatattcattgtCTGAAAGAACAGCTGCAACCTTTCTTGGCCACTAATAAGACTAAACAGTTCTCTAGAGCCACATGGGCAAAACATTCATGCCCTTGTTCCTTGAGACATATTGTCTTCTGAATGTTCCACTGGCTGGACAGATAGCAGAGAGATTGGGACTAGCTAGTCTTACCAAGTGGTGTGTGATCAGAGGCATTATGCATAAACCAGTACTGGCCATGTAGAAAGACAATGTTAGACCCAGCATGTTCAACATTGACATTCCATGCAGGAGATGC
Coding sequences within it:
- the Defa5 gene encoding neutrophil antibiotic peptide NP-2 precursor, which gives rise to MRTLTLLTALLLLALHTQAKSPQGTAEEAPDQEQLVMEDQDISISFGGDKGTALQDADVKAGVTCYCRSTRCGFRERLSGACGYRGRIYRLCCR